A genomic region of Torulaspora delbrueckii CBS 1146 chromosome 7, complete genome contains the following coding sequences:
- the TDEL0G00510 gene encoding class I SAM-dependent methyltransferase, which yields MSAFAESDFNADRYDRSRPSYPSDFYRILDQYHKGQRHLLVDVGCGPGTATLQMAKELREFDKIIGTDISDAMVKKAQQSQSTVKHERLSFALVPSDDFSFLGPVENDRQVVDMITAVECVHWFDYQKFQASIAANLRSNGTIAIWGYADAVFIDYPDLDDILDDVAYGSDQLGPYWEQPGRKILRTMLANWSFNLDKFTDIREVNLKATSLRTTSVSEIQPQPLVIVKEMTVADYAAYVKTWSAYHAWYKKFGDSKPDVTEEFVKRVNSTYPELTANSTVKVAWNTFYKFARRI from the coding sequence ATGTCTGCTTTTGCTGAGAGCGATTTTAATGCTGATCGATATGATCGTTCTAGACCATCATACCCTAGTGATTTCTATCGAATTCTAGATCAGTATCATAAAGGCCAACGTCATTTGCTCGTTGATGTCGGATGTGGACCCGGAACTGCCACATTGCAGATGGCCAAAGAGTTGAGAGAGTTTGACAAGATCATAGGAACTGATATATCTGATGCTATGGTAAAAAAGGCCCAGCAGTCGCAGTCAACTGTCAAACATGAAAGGTTATCTTTTGCACTGGTGCCAAGTGACGACTTTTCATTTTTGGGCCCAGTGGAAAATGACAGGCAGGTTGTTGATATGATCACAGCTGTAGAATGCGTGCATTGGTTCGATTaccaaaaatttcaggCCTCAATTGCAGCTAATTTGCGTTCCAATGGCACTATTGCGATCTGGGGATATGCGGATGCTGTATTTATCGATTATCCCGACTTGGATGACATTTTGGATGATGTAGCTTATGGCAGCGACCAATTGGGACCTTACTGGGAGCAACCAGGACGTAAAATTCTGCGTACCATGCTAGCGAACTGGAGTTTTAATCTGGATAAATTTACTGATATCCGTGAAGTTAATTTGAAGGCCACATCTTTGCGTACCACTTCAGTCTCCGAAATCCAACCACAGCCTCTTGTAattgtcaaagaaatgaCGGTGGCCGACTACGCCGCCTATGTTAAGACTTGGAGTGCCTATCATGCATGGTACAAAAAGTTTGGCGATTCGAAGCCAGACGTTACAGAAGAGTTTGTGAAGCGAGTGAACAGCACGTATCCGGAGCTTACCGCAAATTCAACGGTCAAAGTTGCCTGGAATACCTTCTACAAATTTGCCAGGCGTATCTAG
- the TDEL0G00520 gene encoding class I SAM-dependent methyltransferase translates to MSAFAQTDFNSDRYERCRPTYPNEFFQILDNYHQDKQRLLVDVGCGPGTATIQMAGEWKAFDRIIGTDLSPAMIQTANQLSNTVHDNRLSFYVSSSDDFAFLGPNYKNQQTVDMITAAECAHYFDEKRFQGAVASNLRSRGTIAIFGYGDAIFLDYPKTDAIINDVSYGKEKLGSLWDEPGRTIAREMLAKWSFDPKFFTDIEDFSLQATTLRSTAASELPQKPLLIIREMTVAEYASNIRTWSAYHTWQKKFGGSKPELGNEFIKNVNKVYPELTASTKVRVAYSTYYKFARRI, encoded by the coding sequence ATGTCAGCATTTGCTCAAACTGACTTCAATTCTGATCGATATGAAAGATGTAGACCAACTTATCCCAatgaattctttcaaatcctggACAATTACCATCAGGACAAACAGCGTTTGCTTGTAGATGTCGGTTGTGGTCCTGGTACTGCTACTATCCAAATGGCTGGCGAATGGAAAGCTTTTGACAGGATTATTGGAACAGATCTTTCTCCAGCAATGATACAAACGGCTAATCAACTGTCTAACACAGTACATGACAATCGTTTATCCTTCTATGTGTCCTCGAGTGACGACTTTGCATTTCTAGGACCGAATTACAAGAATCAACAGACTGTGGATATGATTACAGCTGCAGAATGTGCCCATtatttcgatgaaaagCGATTTCAAGGCGCTGTGGCCTCTAATTTACGTTCTAGAGGAACAATTGCAATATTTGGTTACGGAGATGCCATATTCTTAGATTATCCAAAGACTGACGCTATCATTAATGATGTATCGTATGGTAAAGAGAAGTTGGGGTCCTTGTGGGACGAACCTGGTCGGACTATTGCTCGTGAAATGCTAGCCAAATGGAGTTTTGATCCCAAATTCTTTACCGATATCGAAGACTTTTCCTTACAAGCTACTACACTACGATCTACAGCAGCCTCTGAGCTCCCACAAAAGCCGCTGCTAATCATTAGAGAGATGACAGTGGCAGAATACGCCTCTAACATAAGAACGTGGAGTGCCTATCACACATggcagaagaagtttggcGGCTCGAAGCCAGAATTGGGTaatgaatttatcaagaatgTTAATAAGGTTTATCCCGAACTCACGGCCTCTACAAAAGTTCGAGTAGCTTACAGCACATACTACAAGTTTGCTAGACGGATATAA
- the LCB1 gene encoding serine C-palmitoyltransferase LCB1 (similar to Saccharomyces cerevisiae LCB1 (YMR296C); ancestral locus Anc_5.28) codes for MAHIPQVLPSSIPIPSFVVKTYSYVWYYLYAILMKIPGGPYVISYVRKSHQDDPYRTAVEIILILYGIGYYLSKPQQKTGLQGTKPNLTEQEVELLIEDWQPESIVDESAMELQRWRLEKMPVLEMGENENRVTVTRNEGSERYTDVLNLASNNFLQLAGTPEVVEIVKKTIRNYGVGACGPAGFYGNQDVHYNFQYALAEFFGTEDAVLYGQDFCVASSVLPAFTKRGDLIVADDQVSISSQNALQLSRSTVYYFEHNNMESLEALLQELTEMEKKERLPAISRKFIVTEGLFHNSGDIPPLPVLTHLKNKYKFRLFVDETFSLGVLGASGRGLAEHFNMERASSIDVTIGSMATALGSSGAFVLGDHVMSHHQQIGSNAYCFSASLPAYTTTAATQVLKIMDRDNSAVTRLHQLSQQLHDFFNSDSQLSDFITVTSHERSPVLHIQLTPELRSSKFNYTAQELFETVSHLQKRCVTTKFVEPYEQEEQFLQSIVDTLLSQHGILITRNTIVLRQETLPVVPSLKVCINSNIEDSELTTACNAIKASILHYCSH; via the coding sequence ATGGCCCATATTCCACAGGTTTTGCCCTCGTCGATTCCAATCCCTAGTTTTGTGGTTAAGACGTATTCCTATGTGTGGTATTACTTGTATGCCATACTAATGAAAATCCCTGGTGGTCCTTACGTGATATCGTACGTGAGGAAATCTCATCAGGATGATCCTTACCGTACTGCAGTGGAGATTATACTGATTCTGTATGGGATTGGTTATTATTTGTCAAAACCGCAACAAAAGACTGGTTTACAGGGTACGAAACCCAATTTGACGGAACAAGAAGTGGAATTATTAATTGAAGATTGGCAACCAGAATCAATAGTGGATGAATCCGCTATGGAATTGCAACGTTGGAGGCTTGAGAAAATGCCTGTGCTGGAAATGGGAGAGAATGAGAACCGTGTGACAGTAACCCGTAACGAAGGCTCTGAGAGATATACTGATGTGTTGAATCTGGCTTCGAACAACTTTCTGCAATTGGCTGGCACTCCCGAGGTTGTTGAAATCGTCAAGAAAACTATCAGGAATTATGGTGTGGGTGCCTGTGGTCCCGCAGGTTTCTATGGGAACCAGGATGTGCATTACAATTTCCAGTACGCACTGGCAGAATTCTTTGGCACTGAGGATGCAGTATTGTATGGTCAGGATTTTTGTGTGGCTTCATCCGTTCTTCCTGCATTCACCAAGCGTGGTGATCTGATTGTTGCGGACGATCAGGTATCTATTTCGTCGCAAAACGCTTTGCAATTGAGTAGATCCACCGTCTACTACTTTGAGCACAACAACATGGAGTCTCTAGAAGCACTGTTACAAGAATTGACCgaaatggagaagaaagagaggtTACCAGCGATCTCTAGAAAATTCATTGTTACAGAAGGTCTATTTCACAACTCTGGTGATATTCCACCTTTGCCCGTGTTGACGCATTTAAAGAACAAGTATAAGTTTAGGCTAtttgttgatgaaactttctcACTTGGGGTTCTGGGAGCCTCCGGTCGTGGTCTTGCCGAACACTTCAACATGGAGCGTGCCAGCTCCATTGATGTCACAATCGGTTCGATGGCCACAGCATTGGGTTCCTCAGGTGCGTTTGTTCTCGGTGACCACGTCATGAGTCACCATCAGCAGATTGGTTCCAATGCCTACTGTTTCTCTGCTTCGTTACCAGCATACACTACCACTGCAGCAACCCAAGTACTCAAAATCATGGACAGAGACAACTCCGCAGTGACTCGTCTGCACCAGCTTTCACAACAGTTGCATGATTTCTTTAATAGCGACTCCCAGTTGTCCGACTTCATCACGGTGACATCCCACGAAAGATCTCCAGTGCTGCACATACAACTCACACCAGAACTAAGGTCTTCCAAATTCAACTACACGGCACAAGAGCTTTTCGAAACGGTCTCACACCTTCAGAAACGTTGTGTGACGACCAAATTCGTCGAACCATacgaacaagaagaacagtTCCTACAATCGATCGTCGACACCCTGCTGTCCCAACACGGTATCCTTATCACAAGAAATACGATCGTACTAAGACAGGAGACCTTACCCGTCGTGCCCAGCCTAAAAGTTTGCATCAATTCCAACATCGAAGACTCCGAGTTGACCACCGCGTGCAACGCTATCAAGGCCTCCATCCTCCACTATTGTTCCCACTGA
- the TDEL0G00540 gene encoding DUF2406 domain-containing protein (similar to Saccharomyces cerevisiae YGR273C and YMR295C; ancestral locus Anc_5.29), whose amino-acid sequence MMHFRKKSSSSGNSDGSGGHGGQQAKVQISREDADRLKIRTGSIADPILEAVQEAQPFEQAAETFQDNMNRKSYFSVDGSGVLRDVFGQPINQPDVSNPTRARDERPLDTIRSFEYAVSGDPSWAQQLETPQYGFRVRPDFPLFASNPYGAPQGMAPQQQSYAEQTVYQAPVDTGEQQKKRKERFLWKEEEQELIKAY is encoded by the coding sequence ATGATGCACTTTAGGAAGAAGTCAAGTAGTTCCGGTAACTCGGATGGCAGTGGTGGTCATGGGGGTCAACAAGCAAAAGTTCAGATTTCCAGAGAGGATGCCGACCGTTTGAAGATTCGTACTGGTTCTATTGCAGATCCTATATTGGAAGCTGTTCAGGAGGCCCAGCCTTTTGAACAGGCAGCAGAGACTTTCCAGGATAATATGAATAGGAAATCATATTTCTCAGTGGATGGATCCGGAGTTCTACGTGATGTGTTTGGACAACCTATTAACCAGCCAGACGTCTCTAATCCAACTAGAGCAAGAGATGAGAGACCATTGGATACGATCAGAAGTTTTGAGTATGCAGTTTCAGGAGATCCAAGTTGGGCCCAACAATTGGAAACACCGCAATACGGGTTCCGAGTGAGACCTGATTTCCCCTTGTTTGCCTCGAATCCTTATGGTGCACCTCAGGGTATGGCTCCGCAACAGCAAAGTTATGCTGAACAAACTGTGTATCAGGCTCCAGTCGATACGGGGGAGCAGCAAAAGAAAAGAAAAGAGaggtttctttggaaggaagaagaacaagaactGATAAAAGCTTATTGA
- the EFG1 gene encoding Efg1p (similar to Saccharomyces cerevisiae YGR272C; ancestral locus Anc_5.30) — MAYNAQQNKRLRSKGSSLEMAQFIDAGANKIKKRIRDLERLLSRKRDSLPDTIIVEKERTLEALKFELENAKLKSKVKDNAKKYHMVRFFERKKALRKYKKALKAVEELKENEKSKDALLQSKIDLCYVVNFPKTEKYIALYPTGEELSDKSGLEKTELRKKAFRDLIAKQLEEGTLPVSLEAILSGKRLDKEGSGVSLVESNVEKKEQSPDEKHEEEEEDEFFE; from the coding sequence ATGGCCTACAATGCGCAGCAAAATAAGAGACTTCGTAGCAAGGGTAGCTCGCTAGAAATGGCACAGTTTATCGACGCTGGAGCgaacaagatcaagaagagaataaGAGATTTGGAGAGGCTACTttcaaggaaaagagaTTCCTTGCCAGATACGATTATTGTTGAGAAGGAGAGAACATTGGAAGCACTAAAATTCGAGCTTGAAAACgccaagttgaagagcaagGTAAAGGACAATGCAAAGAAATATCATATGGTCCGCTTttttgagagaaagaaggcTCTAAGGAAATATAAGAAAGCTTTAAAAGCAGTTGAGGAGCTTAAGGAAAATGAGAAATCCAAAGACgctcttttgcaaagcaaAATTGATCTTTGTTATGTCGTAAACTTCCCAAAGACCGAAAAATACATTGCTCTATATCCTACAGGCGAAGAACTATCAGATAAAAGTGGTCTAGAAAAGACTGAACTACGGAAAAAAGCATTCAGGGATCTAATCGCTAAGCAGCTGGAAGAAGGAACCTTGCCAGTATCCTTAGAGGCCATTTTAAGCGGTAAGAGACTTGACAAAGAAGGGTCCGGTGTATCACTTGTAGAATCAAatgttgagaagaaagagcaatcTCCTGATGAAAAGCatgaagaggaggaagaggatgaatTCTTTGAATAG